Below is a genomic region from Pseudazoarcus pumilus.
GTTGAGCGACAAGTCCATCAGCAACTGCTGGCGGCGGTCTTCAGGAAAGAAGTTGATGATGCGGTCGAGCGCCTGGTTGGTGCTGTTGGCGTGCAGCGTGGCCAGGCACAGGTGGCCGGTCTCGGCGAAGGCGATGGCGTAGTCCATGGTCTCGCGGTCGCGGATCTCGCCCATCAGGATGACGTCCGGCGCCTGGCGCAGCGTGTTCTTCAGCGCCGCCTCCCAGTGGTCGGTGTCGATGCCGATCTCGCGCTGCGTGATGATGCAGTTCTTGTGCGGATGGACGAATTCGATCGGATCCTCGACGGTGATGATGTGGCCGTACGAGTGCTCGTTGCGGAAATCCACCATCGCCGCCAGCGAGGTGGTCTTGCCGGTGCCGGTGCCGCCGACGAAAATCACCAGCCCGCGCTTGCTCATCGCGATGTCCTTGAGGATGGCCGGCAGGCCCAGTTCCTCGAAGGTCGGTATGGTCTGCGAGATGGTGCGCAGCACCAGGCCGACGCGGCTTTGCTGGATGTAGGCGTTGGCGCGAAAGCGTCCGATGTTCGGCGGCGCGACGGCGAAGTTGCATTCCTTGGTGGCTTCGAATTCCGCCGCCTGGCGGTCGTTCATGACCGCGCGCGCCAGTTCCGCCGTGTGCTGCGGCGTGAGTACCTGATTGGATTGCGGAATGATCTTGCCGTCGATCTTGATCGCCGGCGGAAAGCCCGAGGTGACGAAGAGGTCCGAGCCGTTCTTCTGCACCATCAGCCGCAGCAGATCGTGCATGAACTTGAGGGCCTGGTCGCGTTCCATTGTGGGTCTCCGAAGCCGACGTCGCGGCACTCAATCTACCGCGCCGGGCGCGGACTTGCCAGCCTCGCCCCGGCGCCGCTCAGCCGGCGAAGGCGTCCTTGTTCTGCGCGCGCATGCGCGCCTCGGACACCGACACGATATTGCGACGCACCAGATCCTGCAGGCACTGATCCAGCGTCTGCATGCCCAGCTGCTGGCCGGTCTGGATGGACGAGTACATCTGCGCGATCTTGTTCTCGCGGATGAGGTTGCGGATCGCGGCGGTGCCCAGCATGATTTCGTGCGCCGCCACGCGACCCGTGCCGTCCTTGGTCTTGAGCAGGGTCTGGGCGATGACCGCGCGCAGCGATTCGGACAGCATCGCGCGCACCATGTCCTTTTCCTCGGCCGGAAACACGTCGATGATGCGGTCGATGGTCTTGGCCGCCGACGAGGTGTGCAGCGTGCCGAACACCAGATGGCCGGTCTCGGCGCCGGTCAGCGCCAGGCGGATGGTTTCCAGGTCGCGCATCTCGCCCACCAGGATCACGTCCGGGTCCTCGCGCAGGGCCGAGCGCAGTGCGTTGGAAAAGCCCAGCGTGTCGCGGTGCACTTCGCGCTGGTTGATCAGGCTGCGCTTGGAGGTGTGCACGAATTCGATCGGGTCCTCGATGGTGAGGATGTGCGAGTACTGGTTCTCGTTGACGTAATCGACCATGGCCGCGAGCGTGGTCGATTTGCCCGAGCCGGTGGGCCCGGTGACCAGCACGATGCCGCGCGGCTGGTCGGCGATCTCGCGGAAGATCTTGGGCGCGTTCAGTTCCTCGAGCGTGAGCACCTTGGACGGAATCGTGCGGAACACGGCC
It encodes:
- a CDS encoding type IV pilus twitching motility protein PilT, whose product is MDITELLAFAVKNKASDLHMSAGLPPMIRVHGDIRRINLPPMEHKDVHAMVYDIMNDSQRKQFEDELECDFSFEIPNLARFRVNAFNQNRGASAVFRTIPSKVLTLEELNAPKIFREIADQPRGIVLVTGPTGSGKSTTLAAMVDYVNENQYSHILTIEDPIEFVHTSKRSLINQREVHRDTLGFSNALRSALREDPDVILVGEMRDLETIRLALTGAETGHLVFGTLHTSSAAKTIDRIIDVFPAEEKDMVRAMLSESLRAVIAQTLLKTKDGTGRVAAHEIMLGTAAIRNLIRENKIAQMYSSIQTGQQLGMQTLDQCLQDLVRRNIVSVSEARMRAQNKDAFAG
- a CDS encoding PilT/PilU family type 4a pilus ATPase; the encoded protein is MERDQALKFMHDLLRLMVQKNGSDLFVTSGFPPAIKIDGKIIPQSNQVLTPQHTAELARAVMNDRQAAEFEATKECNFAVAPPNIGRFRANAYIQQSRVGLVLRTISQTIPTFEELGLPAILKDIAMSKRGLVIFVGGTGTGKTTSLAAMVDFRNEHSYGHIITVEDPIEFVHPHKNCIITQREIGIDTDHWEAALKNTLRQAPDVILMGEIRDRETMDYAIAFAETGHLCLATLHANSTNQALDRIINFFPEDRRQQLLMDLSLNVRALISQRLLPMKERKGRAPAVEIMLNSPLISDLIFKGDVPGIKEVIKRSRELGMQTFDQSLFDLYEDGLITYEDALRNADSLNDLRLQIKLHSKHGEKDFLSGTENLDIV